The following proteins are encoded in a genomic region of Archocentrus centrarchus isolate MPI-CPG fArcCen1 unplaced genomic scaffold, fArcCen1 scaffold_24_ctg1, whole genome shotgun sequence:
- the slc1a1 gene encoding excitatory amino acid transporter 3 encodes MDMMGNKERRGVNFKASLKRNWLLIATILSVVLGISLGVVVREYASLSHLHKQYFGFPGEILMRMLKLVILPLIISSMITGVAALDSEVSGKIGLRAVIYYFSTTIIAVVLGIILVMTIKPGMSQTAEYIDRAGTTPNVTTVDTLLDLLRNMFPENLVQACFQQYKTKRKELEPPKRSVNTTTVPSLTPTIMTMMENITKEYKIVGAYSDGINVLGLIVFCVVFGLVIGKMGEKGRILLDFFNALNEATMKLVQIIMCYMPAGILFLIAAKIIEVEDWEIFRKMGLYMVTVLSGLAIHATICLPLIFFVIVRKNPYKFTLGMAQALVTALMISSSSATLPVTFQCAEENNCIDKRITRFVLPVGATINMDGTALYEAVAAIFIAQLNDYALDVGQIVTISITATVASIGAAGVPNAGLVTMVIVLTAVGLPASDVTLIVAVDWLLDRFRTMINVLGDAYGAGIVQKLSKRELERMDMTSDVDVANPFALEVTLDDEECEKKSYINGGFTVDKTDAISFTETSQF; translated from the exons atggatatgaTGGGCAACAAGGAGCGACGGGGCGTGAATTTCAAAGCCTCGCTGAAGAGGAATTGGCTTCTAATTGCTACGATTTTATCAGTGGTGCTCG GGATCAGTCTGGGTGTTGTGGTCAGAGAGTATGCATCACTCTCCCATCTCCACAAGCAGTACTTTGGCTTCCCAGGAGAGATCCTAATGCGAATGCTGAAGTTGGTCATTCTTCCTCTCATCATTTCAAGTATGATAACAG GTGTTGCAGCCTTAGACTCCGAGGTGTCAGGAAAGATAGGTCTGCGAGCTGTTATTTATTACTTCTCAACAACTATCATTGCAGTTGTTCTTG GAATTATTTTAGTGATGACTATCAAACCAGGCATGTCTCAGACAGCTGAGTACATTGACAGAGCTGGGACCACCCCTAACGTTACCACAGTCGACACACTCTTGGACCTGCTTAG AAACATGTTTCCTGAGAATCTGGTGCAAGCTTGTTTTCAGCAG TATAAAACAAAGCGCAAAGAACTGGAGCCTCCAAAACGTTCTGTGAACACCACCACAGTGCCCTCTCTCACACCGACTATCATGACCATGATGGAG AACATCACAAAGGAATATAAAATTGTCGGCGCATATTCAGATGGAATCAATGTTTTGGGGCTTATTGTgttctgtgttgtgtttggCCTCGTCATTGGGAAAATGGGAGAAAAGGGTCGAATTCTCCTGGATTTTTTCAATGCCCTAAATGAAGCAACCATGAAACTGGTCCAGATAATTATGTG TTACATGCCAGCAGGGATCCTGTTCCTTATTGCTGCTAAAATCATCGAGGTAGAAGACTGGGAGATCTTCAGGAAGATGGGTCTTTATATGGTGACAGTGCTGAGTGG TCTAGCTATCCACGCCACCATCTGTCTGCCACTCATCTTCTTTGTCATTGTGAGGAAGAACCCATACAAGTTCACACTGGGAATGGCTCAGGCACTGGTGACTGCTCTTATGATCTCATCCAG CTCTGCCACCCTCCCTGTCACCTTTCAGTGTGCTGAGGAGAACAACTGCATTGACAAGAGGATCACCCGCTTTGTTCTCCCCGTGGGTGCAACCATTAACATGGATGGCACAGCACTGTACGAGGCAGTGGCTGCCATCTTCATCGCCCAGCTGAATGATTATGCACTAGACGTGGGCCAGATTGTTACCATCAG TATTACAGCCACAGTTGCCAGCATTGGAGCAGCAGGAGTCCCTAACGCTGGGCTTGTCACCATGGTGATAGTCTTAACAGCTGTTGGATTACCAGCAAGTGATGTCACTCTGATAGTTGCTGTAGATTGGCTGCT GGATCGGTTCCGCACTATGATCAACGTTCTTGGTGACGCTTATGGAGCCGGTATTGTTCAGAAACTCTCCAAGAGAGAACTGGAGAGAATGGACATGACATCGGACGTGGATGTCGCCAACCCCTTTGCACTGGAAGTCACTTTGGATGATGAGGAGTGTGAGAAGAAATCCTACATCAACGGAGGTTTCACGGTCGACAAGACAGATGCAATCTCCTTTACGGAAACTTCCCAGTTTTAG